The following are encoded together in the Kribbella sp. CA-293567 genome:
- a CDS encoding ABC transporter ATP-binding protein, which translates to MLTAKDLWFRYDRRRPWIVQDISLSVAPGEIVGLCGPSGSGKSTIGRLLAGLLTPDRGEILLDADRVGPHPVQLVLQHPERAMNPQWRVRDILAESGAEPAELEAVDPELVRPEWLGRFPHEISGGELQRVNLARALLTDPAYLVADEISASLDPITQARIWHLLLEQARTGDIGVLAISHDQDLLAAVTDRVILLDG; encoded by the coding sequence GTGCTGACCGCCAAGGACCTCTGGTTCCGCTACGACCGTCGCCGACCGTGGATCGTCCAGGACATCTCCCTGTCCGTCGCTCCCGGCGAGATCGTCGGCCTCTGCGGCCCGAGCGGCTCCGGCAAGAGCACCATCGGCCGCCTGCTCGCGGGCCTGCTAACTCCGGACCGGGGCGAGATCCTGCTGGACGCCGACCGCGTCGGCCCCCATCCCGTCCAACTGGTTCTGCAACACCCCGAACGCGCGATGAACCCGCAGTGGCGGGTCCGCGACATCCTCGCCGAGAGCGGCGCCGAGCCGGCCGAGCTCGAGGCCGTCGATCCCGAACTGGTCCGTCCCGAGTGGCTCGGCCGCTTCCCGCACGAGATCAGCGGCGGCGAACTCCAGCGCGTCAACCTCGCCCGCGCTCTGCTCACCGACCCGGCCTACCTCGTCGCCGACGAGATCAGCGCCAGCCTCGACCCGATCACCCAGGCCCGCATCTGGCACCTCCTGCTCGAGCAAGCCCGCACCGGTGACATCGGCGTACTGGCTATCTCGCACGACCAGGACCTCCTGGCGGCTGTCACTGATCGCGTGATCCTGCTCGACGGGTAG
- a CDS encoding ATP-binding cassette domain-containing protein: MSPLLSIKELTVSFVQYERGLRRREVVALAGMDLTAERGEVVALVGASGAGKTLLAHAVLGMLPPNAAETGTITYDGVPLDSAARKKLAGREIALLPQSVDYLDPVAKIGRQVRRSAQLAGHADARRVAATALAGRGLGPEVLDRYPHELSGGMIRRVLVSMATMGDPHLVIADEPTPGLPPADVAGVLQEFRGLADGGRAVVLITHELRGALEVADKVVICREGRTIDTAAPSAFTGDGDGLLNPYTRALWRALPGNGFKLPEEQPC; encoded by the coding sequence GTGAGCCCGCTGCTGAGCATCAAGGAGCTGACCGTCTCGTTCGTCCAGTACGAGCGCGGCCTGCGGCGACGCGAGGTCGTCGCGCTGGCGGGAATGGACCTGACGGCCGAGCGGGGCGAAGTGGTGGCACTGGTCGGCGCTTCCGGCGCGGGCAAGACGTTGCTGGCACACGCAGTACTGGGGATGCTGCCGCCGAACGCCGCCGAGACCGGGACGATCACGTACGACGGCGTACCGCTCGATTCGGCTGCCCGAAAGAAGCTTGCCGGTCGTGAGATCGCGCTGCTGCCTCAGTCTGTCGACTACTTGGATCCGGTGGCGAAGATCGGCCGGCAGGTACGCCGTTCGGCTCAGCTCGCGGGGCATGCGGACGCCCGTCGAGTGGCCGCGACAGCGTTGGCGGGCCGCGGCCTCGGGCCTGAGGTGCTCGACCGCTATCCCCACGAGTTGTCGGGCGGCATGATCCGCCGGGTGCTGGTGTCGATGGCCACTATGGGTGACCCGCACCTGGTCATTGCCGACGAGCCGACCCCGGGTTTGCCTCCGGCCGATGTGGCCGGCGTGCTGCAGGAGTTTCGGGGGCTGGCGGACGGCGGGCGGGCCGTCGTACTGATCACTCATGAGCTTCGAGGCGCCCTCGAAGTCGCCGACAAGGTGGTGATCTGCCGGGAAGGCAGGACGATCGACACCGCCGCTCCGTCAGCCTTCACCGGTGACGGCGATGGTCTGCTCAACCCGTACACAAGAGCGTTGTGGCGGGCCCTACCAGGAAACGGCTTCAAGCTGCCGGAGGAGCAACCGTGCTGA
- a CDS encoding ABC transporter permease: MTDLVVGEVERRGWFGDRRRRTLGYLGLSLTVVVGVAIAGTLSVDAAGGTELAARNLRPSWQHLFGTDRLGRDMFARVLSGLRLSLVVGVSAALVSGVLAMVMACAAAVGGRVVDRAVTWLVDLFLALPHLVLLILLAFALGGGTRAVVIAVAVTHWPTLTRVLRGHARQLVSSDYVAMSRQLGRGRWWIARRHVAPQLVGHFLVGTVLLFPHAILHEAALSFLGLGVDPAEPSIGVLLAESMRFLSAGAWWLAVLPGLCLLVIVKLVDAIGENTRALLDPRSHHL, translated from the coding sequence ATGACCGATCTGGTGGTCGGTGAGGTCGAACGGCGCGGCTGGTTCGGCGACCGGCGACGCCGCACTCTCGGCTACCTCGGGCTCTCGCTGACCGTCGTCGTCGGGGTCGCGATAGCGGGCACTCTGTCGGTCGACGCGGCGGGCGGCACCGAGCTTGCCGCGCGCAACCTGAGGCCGTCGTGGCAGCATCTCTTCGGCACCGACCGCCTCGGCCGCGACATGTTCGCCCGCGTCCTGTCCGGCTTGCGACTCAGCCTTGTCGTCGGGGTCTCCGCCGCACTGGTGTCCGGCGTGCTGGCCATGGTGATGGCCTGTGCCGCGGCGGTCGGCGGGCGGGTGGTGGATCGCGCGGTCACCTGGCTGGTCGACCTCTTCCTGGCGCTTCCGCACCTGGTCCTGCTGATCCTGCTCGCCTTCGCGCTGGGCGGCGGCACCCGAGCGGTCGTCATCGCGGTGGCTGTCACGCACTGGCCGACCCTGACCCGCGTACTGCGTGGGCATGCCCGCCAGCTCGTCTCGTCGGACTACGTCGCGATGTCGCGGCAACTCGGTCGCGGCCGTTGGTGGATCGCCCGCCGGCACGTGGCGCCGCAGCTGGTCGGCCACTTCCTGGTCGGTACCGTCCTGTTGTTCCCGCACGCGATTCTGCACGAGGCCGCCCTGTCGTTCCTCGGCCTCGGCGTGGACCCTGCCGAGCCGTCGATCGGCGTACTGCTGGCGGAGTCGATGCGCTTCCTGTCGGCCGGAGCCTGGTGGCTCGCCGTACTGCCCGGTCTTTGTCTGCTGGTGATCGTCAAGCTGGTCGACGCCATCGGTGAGAACACCAGGGCCCTCCTCGATCCCCGGAGTCATCACCTGTGA
- a CDS encoding ABC transporter permease, whose product MDLLTNVVGRLVRLLFLLAAVAAASFALMMGSPVDPVDAYVGADIAAIGPEQRAQIAERWGLNDPPLERFGSWLSQVVRGDLGQSHTFNQPVADVIAGKFLTSLALMAVAWCLSGVIGFGLGLVAGLQRGRWADRAITWWAYTLASAPTFWVGLLLLYAFSVSLQWMPVCCAVPVGQLAGEVGILDRLHHLLLPAVTLSLVGIAPVVLHTRQAVAVAMSSDYIAFARAQGESTTGLVVHRVLRNAAGPALLLQFSSLGELFGGSLLAEQVFSYPGLGAATTAAALGQDVPLLLGIALFTTVFVYTGNQLGDVLHGLLDPRTRQLEVAR is encoded by the coding sequence ATGGACTTGCTGACCAACGTTGTGGGCCGGCTGGTCAGGCTGTTGTTCCTCCTGGCGGCCGTGGCCGCGGCGTCGTTCGCGCTGATGATGGGCTCCCCGGTCGATCCGGTGGACGCCTACGTCGGCGCGGACATCGCCGCGATCGGGCCCGAGCAGCGCGCCCAGATCGCCGAGCGCTGGGGTTTGAACGACCCGCCACTCGAACGGTTCGGCAGCTGGCTGTCGCAGGTCGTCCGCGGCGATCTCGGCCAGTCGCACACCTTCAACCAACCCGTCGCCGACGTGATCGCCGGCAAGTTCCTGACCAGCCTCGCCCTGATGGCGGTCGCCTGGTGCCTGTCGGGAGTGATCGGTTTCGGCCTCGGTCTCGTCGCCGGTCTGCAACGGGGCCGGTGGGCCGACCGAGCCATCACCTGGTGGGCGTACACGCTGGCGTCGGCGCCGACCTTCTGGGTCGGGCTGCTGCTGCTCTACGCGTTCTCGGTGTCGTTGCAGTGGATGCCGGTGTGCTGCGCCGTACCGGTCGGTCAGCTTGCCGGCGAGGTCGGCATCCTCGACCGGCTGCACCACTTGCTGCTCCCGGCTGTCACGCTGAGCCTGGTCGGTATCGCGCCGGTGGTGTTGCACACCCGGCAGGCCGTCGCCGTCGCGATGTCGAGCGACTACATCGCCTTCGCCCGGGCCCAGGGTGAGAGCACCACCGGCCTGGTCGTCCACCGCGTACTCCGCAACGCCGCCGGCCCCGCCTTGCTGCTTCAGTTCAGCTCGCTGGGTGAACTCTTCGGCGGATCGCTGCTCGCCGAGCAGGTCTTCTCGTACCCCGGCCTCGGCGCGGCGACCACGGCAGCGGCCCTCGGGCAGGACGTCCCGCTCCTGCTCGGGATCGCTTTGTTCACCACCGTGTTCGTCTACACGGGCAACCAGCTGGGTGATGTTCTGCACGGACTGCTGGATCCGCGCACGCGGCAACTGGAGGTGGCCCGATGA
- a CDS encoding ABC transporter substrate-binding protein, which produces MAVLAASAVLTACMSGADSGSSSGGTADELRLAIGGESEDGYDPTLGWGRYGSPLFQSTLLARDAELKVVNDLATKHSVSADGLVWTVDLRNDAEFSDGRPVTAEDVAYTFSTAARSGGLTDVTALAKAVALDNDTVELRLSRPQSTFVNRLISLGIVPKHAHGKDYARKPIGSGPFTFVQWDEGQQLIVQRNDAYYGTKPAFQRVVFTFTAEDATLAAAKAGQVAMAAVPSGLARTTAPGMRLVPVQSVDNRGLMFPTVPDTGQKSKAGLPIGNDVTSDQAIRQAVNYAVDRDALVEGVLEGYGSPATGPVDGMPWYEPASAIQDNDPAKAKAILDAAGWIDRDGVRERNGVKAAFALLYPADDTLRQGLALSVADMLKPVGIQIKAQGVAWDVIDKRKHVDAVLFGWGSHDPSEMYNLYSSAQAGTEYWNTGFYSNPVVQKNLDAAMAATTQDAATKYWKAAQRDADGNGFGPSGDAAWAWLVNLQHTYFVSDCLDIGKPQIEPHGHGWPVTAGITGWRWTC; this is translated from the coding sequence GTGGCGGTACTGGCTGCGTCGGCGGTGCTGACCGCCTGCATGTCCGGTGCCGATTCCGGCAGCAGTTCCGGCGGTACGGCGGACGAGCTCCGGCTGGCGATCGGCGGTGAGTCGGAGGACGGCTATGACCCGACTCTCGGCTGGGGCCGGTACGGATCACCGTTGTTCCAGTCGACGCTGCTCGCCCGGGACGCCGAGCTCAAGGTCGTCAACGATCTCGCCACCAAGCACTCGGTCAGCGCCGACGGGCTGGTCTGGACCGTTGACCTGCGCAACGACGCCGAGTTCAGCGACGGCCGGCCGGTGACCGCCGAGGACGTCGCGTACACCTTCAGCACCGCGGCCAGAAGCGGCGGGCTGACCGATGTCACCGCGCTCGCGAAGGCAGTTGCCCTTGACAACGACACCGTCGAGCTGCGGCTCAGCCGACCGCAGAGCACCTTCGTCAACCGGCTGATCTCCCTGGGCATCGTGCCGAAACATGCCCATGGCAAGGATTATGCCCGCAAGCCGATCGGCTCCGGGCCGTTCACCTTCGTCCAGTGGGACGAGGGCCAGCAGCTGATCGTCCAGCGCAACGACGCCTACTACGGCACCAAGCCGGCCTTCCAGCGGGTCGTGTTCACCTTCACCGCGGAGGACGCCACCCTGGCGGCCGCGAAGGCGGGTCAGGTGGCGATGGCCGCCGTCCCGTCGGGGCTGGCCAGGACCACAGCGCCGGGGATGAGGCTGGTTCCGGTGCAGTCGGTCGACAACCGGGGCCTGATGTTCCCCACCGTTCCGGACACCGGCCAGAAGTCGAAGGCCGGTCTGCCGATCGGCAACGACGTCACCTCCGACCAAGCGATCCGGCAGGCGGTCAACTACGCGGTCGACCGCGACGCTCTGGTGGAAGGCGTCCTGGAGGGCTACGGCTCCCCCGCGACCGGGCCGGTCGACGGCATGCCGTGGTACGAGCCGGCCTCGGCGATCCAGGACAACGACCCGGCAAAGGCGAAGGCGATCCTGGACGCGGCGGGCTGGATCGACCGCGACGGCGTCCGCGAGCGCAACGGCGTCAAGGCGGCTTTCGCCTTGCTCTACCCGGCCGACGACACACTGCGGCAGGGACTCGCGCTGAGTGTGGCCGACATGCTCAAGCCTGTCGGCATTCAGATCAAGGCGCAGGGCGTGGCCTGGGACGTGATCGACAAGCGCAAACACGTCGACGCCGTACTGTTCGGCTGGGGCAGCCACGACCCGAGTGAGATGTACAACCTCTACTCGTCGGCGCAGGCCGGTACGGAGTACTGGAACACCGGCTTCTACTCGAACCCCGTAGTGCAGAAGAACCTCGACGCGGCGATGGCGGCGACCACCCAGGACGCCGCGACGAAGTACTGGAAGGCCGCGCAGCGCGATGCCGACGGCAACGGGTTCGGTCCGTCCGGCGATGCCGCCTGGGCCTGGCTGGTCAATCTCCAGCACACCTACTTCGTCAGCGACTGCCTGGACATCGGCAAGCCGCAGATCGAGCCGCACGGCCACGGCTGGCCGGTCACGGCCGGCATCACCGGCTGGCGATGGACTTGCTGA
- a CDS encoding CoA-acylating methylmalonate-semialdehyde dehydrogenase yields MSNELSHFVAGQHAAGTSGRFADVFDPNTGAVQARVPLASKAEVVAAIDDAERAQLEWAAWNPQRRARVLLRFLDLVNRDLESLARTLSSEHGKTVPDAKGDIQRGLEVIEFAAGGPHLLKGEFTSGAGTGIDVYSLRQPLGVVAGITPFNFPAMIPLWKAGPALAAGNSFILKPSERDPSVPLRIAELFLEAGLPAGVFNVVNGDKEAVDTLLEDERVRAVGFVGSTPIAQYIYETAAANGKRAQCFGGAKNHMIVMPDADLDDVADALIGAGYGSAGERCMAISVAVPVGQETADALVAKLKERIADLTVGHSLDEKADYGPLVTAEARQRVIDYIAAGVEEGAELLVDGRNFVLAGHESGFFLGPTLFDRVGPGMRIYDEEIFGPVLVVARADTYEDALRLPSEHEYGNGVSIFTRDGDTARDFTARVNVGMVGVNVPIPVPIAYHTFGGWKRSGFGDLNQHGPDSFRFYTKTKTVTSRWPSGAKEGASFVIPTMS; encoded by the coding sequence TTGAGTAACGAGCTGAGCCATTTCGTGGCCGGGCAGCACGCGGCGGGGACCTCGGGGCGGTTCGCCGACGTCTTCGATCCCAATACCGGAGCCGTGCAGGCGCGGGTGCCGTTGGCGAGCAAGGCCGAGGTCGTGGCAGCGATCGACGACGCCGAGCGGGCTCAGCTGGAGTGGGCCGCGTGGAACCCGCAGCGGCGGGCACGGGTGCTGCTGCGGTTCCTCGACCTGGTCAACCGCGACCTGGAGTCGCTGGCGCGGACCCTGTCGAGTGAGCACGGCAAGACCGTTCCCGACGCCAAGGGCGACATCCAGCGCGGCCTCGAGGTGATCGAGTTCGCCGCCGGGGGACCGCACCTGCTGAAGGGGGAGTTCACCAGCGGCGCCGGAACGGGGATCGACGTCTACTCGCTGCGCCAGCCGCTCGGGGTGGTGGCCGGCATCACGCCGTTCAACTTCCCGGCGATGATTCCGCTGTGGAAGGCCGGACCTGCTTTGGCGGCCGGCAACTCCTTCATCCTCAAGCCGTCCGAGCGGGACCCCTCGGTGCCGTTGCGGATCGCCGAACTGTTCCTCGAAGCGGGTCTGCCGGCCGGGGTGTTCAACGTCGTCAACGGGGACAAGGAAGCCGTCGACACGCTGCTGGAGGACGAGCGCGTCCGGGCGGTCGGCTTCGTCGGGTCGACCCCGATCGCGCAGTACATCTACGAGACCGCGGCCGCGAACGGCAAGCGGGCCCAGTGCTTCGGTGGCGCCAAGAACCACATGATCGTGATGCCCGACGCCGATCTCGACGACGTCGCCGACGCGCTGATCGGGGCCGGTTACGGCTCGGCCGGTGAGCGTTGTATGGCGATCTCGGTCGCCGTACCGGTCGGGCAGGAGACCGCCGACGCCCTGGTGGCGAAGCTCAAGGAGCGGATCGCCGACCTGACGGTCGGCCACAGCCTGGACGAGAAGGCCGACTACGGTCCGCTGGTCACCGCGGAGGCCCGGCAACGGGTGATCGACTACATCGCCGCCGGTGTCGAGGAGGGCGCCGAGCTGCTGGTCGACGGCCGCAACTTCGTGCTGGCCGGCCACGAGTCGGGCTTCTTCCTCGGTCCGACGCTCTTCGACCGGGTCGGGCCCGGCATGCGGATCTACGACGAGGAGATCTTCGGGCCGGTCCTGGTGGTGGCGCGCGCCGACACCTACGAGGACGCGCTGCGGCTGCCGAGCGAGCACGAGTACGGCAACGGCGTCTCGATCTTCACCCGCGACGGCGACACCGCCCGCGACTTCACCGCCCGGGTCAACGTCGGCATGGTCGGGGTCAACGTGCCGATCCCGGTGCCGATCGCGTACCACACCTTCGGCGGCTGGAAGCGGTCCGGTTTCGGTGACCTGAACCAGCACGGTCCCGACTCGTTCCGCTTCTACACCAAGACCAAGACGGTCACGTCGCGGTGGCCGTCCGGCGCCAAAGAGGGTGCCAGCTTCGTCATCCCGACGATGAGCTGA
- a CDS encoding acyl-CoA dehydrogenase family protein, which translates to MATDNEELQAIAREVRKFAESELAPHAVEWDRTKHFPVDVLRRAGDLGLGGICVGEDVGGSGLGRLDAVTIFEELARGDTTIAAYVSIHNMVTAMIDQAGTGEQRRRWVPTLAGMEGLGSYCLTEPDAGSDAGALRTTARRDGDGYVLDGVKQFISGAGASSVYVVMARTGVPGPRGITAFIVPGDAAGLSFGANEHKMGWHAQPTRQVILDGVRVPAEQRLGAEGDGFGIAMRGLNGGRLNIAACSLGGAQWALEQAIRHLQTRTAFGAPLITQQALLFRLADMETELQASRCLLHHAAKALDEGAADAVKLCAMAKQFVTDAAFTVANTALQLHGGYGYLSEYGIEKVVRDLRVHQILEGTNEIMRMIVGRALVEEAA; encoded by the coding sequence ATGGCCACGGACAACGAGGAACTGCAGGCGATCGCGCGGGAGGTCCGCAAGTTCGCCGAGAGCGAGCTCGCGCCGCACGCGGTCGAGTGGGACCGGACCAAGCACTTCCCGGTCGACGTACTGCGGCGGGCGGGTGACCTCGGACTGGGCGGCATCTGTGTCGGTGAGGACGTCGGTGGGTCCGGTCTCGGCCGGCTCGACGCGGTCACCATCTTCGAGGAGCTGGCCCGCGGCGACACCACGATCGCGGCGTACGTCTCGATCCACAACATGGTGACGGCGATGATCGACCAGGCCGGTACCGGCGAACAGCGGCGGCGCTGGGTGCCGACCCTGGCCGGTATGGAGGGGCTGGGCAGCTACTGCCTGACCGAGCCCGACGCGGGATCCGATGCCGGAGCTCTGCGCACGACCGCTCGGCGCGACGGTGACGGGTACGTGCTCGACGGGGTCAAGCAGTTCATCTCCGGCGCCGGCGCCTCCAGCGTGTACGTCGTGATGGCGCGCACCGGCGTACCGGGGCCGCGCGGGATCACCGCGTTCATCGTGCCCGGCGATGCCGCGGGCCTGTCGTTCGGCGCCAACGAACACAAGATGGGCTGGCACGCGCAGCCGACCCGCCAGGTGATCCTCGACGGGGTCCGGGTGCCTGCCGAGCAGCGCCTGGGCGCCGAGGGGGACGGCTTCGGGATCGCGATGCGCGGGCTCAACGGCGGCCGGCTCAACATCGCCGCCTGCTCGCTGGGCGGGGCGCAGTGGGCGCTCGAACAGGCGATCCGGCACCTGCAGACCCGGACGGCGTTCGGTGCGCCGTTGATCACCCAGCAGGCGTTGCTGTTCCGGCTGGCCGACATGGAGACCGAGTTGCAGGCCTCGCGGTGCCTGTTGCACCACGCGGCCAAGGCGCTCGACGAGGGCGCCGCGGATGCTGTGAAGCTGTGTGCCATGGCCAAGCAGTTCGTCACCGACGCGGCGTTCACCGTCGCCAACACCGCTCTGCAACTGCACGGCGGGTACGGCTACCTCAGTGAGTACGGCATCGAGAAGGTGGTCCGCGACCTGCGGGTGCACCAGATCCTGGAAGGAACCAACGAGATCATGCGGATGATCGTCGGACGAGCCCTGGTCGAGGAGGCCGCATGA
- a CDS encoding enoyl-CoA hydratase/isomerase family protein, with product MNDEAPVLFDRVGRAGHIVLNRPRAINALTHEMVKLIQSTLGSWADDAEVRTVVLTGSGERGLCAGGDIVSLYRDGLAGGTASLDFWADEYRLDATIADYPKPFVAIMDGIVLGGGIGLSAHADVRVVTERSKIGMPETGIGFFPDVGGTYLLSRAPGELGTHLALTAGSVRAGDAIAVGLADWYVPSDRLPALIAELATKAPADALAAVAEPAPESALLADRDWIDAAYEGDDASKILARLESSESGAARDTAGVIAAKSPTSVKVTLRALRSAADLPTLREALDQEYRLSARFHGSHDFLEGVRAQVIDKDRNPQWVPSSIDEVPEEAVAAYFVSLGDDELGSAL from the coding sequence ATGAACGACGAAGCTCCGGTGCTGTTCGATCGGGTCGGGCGGGCCGGGCACATCGTGCTCAACCGGCCGCGGGCGATCAACGCGCTGACCCACGAGATGGTGAAGCTGATCCAGTCGACGCTGGGCTCCTGGGCCGATGACGCGGAGGTGCGGACCGTCGTACTGACCGGGAGTGGTGAACGCGGTCTGTGCGCGGGCGGCGACATCGTCTCCCTCTATCGGGACGGCCTGGCCGGTGGGACCGCGTCGCTGGACTTCTGGGCCGACGAGTACCGGCTGGACGCGACGATCGCGGACTATCCGAAGCCGTTCGTCGCGATCATGGACGGCATCGTGCTGGGTGGCGGGATCGGGCTGTCGGCGCACGCCGACGTGCGGGTGGTCACCGAGCGGTCGAAGATCGGGATGCCGGAGACGGGGATCGGCTTCTTCCCCGATGTCGGTGGCACCTATCTGCTGTCGCGCGCGCCGGGTGAGCTCGGTACGCATCTGGCGTTGACGGCCGGTTCGGTGCGGGCGGGTGACGCGATCGCCGTGGGGCTGGCCGACTGGTACGTGCCCAGCGACCGGTTGCCTGCCTTGATCGCCGAGCTGGCCACGAAGGCGCCGGCCGACGCGCTCGCCGCCGTCGCCGAACCGGCACCGGAGTCGGCGCTGCTCGCGGATCGTGACTGGATCGACGCTGCCTACGAAGGTGACGACGCGTCCAAGATCCTTGCCCGGCTGGAGTCCTCGGAGTCCGGGGCGGCGAGGGACACGGCCGGAGTGATCGCCGCCAAGTCGCCGACGTCGGTGAAGGTGACGCTGCGGGCGTTGCGGAGCGCGGCGGATCTCCCGACGCTGCGCGAGGCGCTGGACCAGGAGTACCGGCTGTCGGCGCGCTTCCACGGATCGCACGACTTCCTCGAAGGCGTGCGGGCGCAGGTGATCGACAAGGACCGCAATCCGCAGTGGGTGCCTTCGAGTATCGACGAGGTACCGGAGGAAGCGGTGGCCGCGTACTTCGTTTCGCTGGGTGACGACGAGCTGGGGAGTGCGCTGTGA
- the mmsB gene encoding 3-hydroxyisobutyrate dehydrogenase — protein MSITGTAVGFIGLGNMGGPMAANLVKAGFTVTGYDPLDSARSAAAAAGVVLTATPAEAVAEADVVITMLPSGRHVLEVYQGDDGLLAAAPAGAFFVDCSTIAVSDAREAAALVVKAGHRALDAPVSGGVVGATAGTLTLMVGALADDLAAVRRILEPMAGRIVHCGEPGAGQAAKICNNLILGISMIGVSEAFVLGEKLGLTHQALYDVTSTASGQCWALTTNCPVPGPVPTSPANRDYQPGFAAPLMAKDLGLAVQAAESTGTTSNLGALAAALYREFADGNGSALDFSAIVNEIRDGSTA, from the coding sequence GTGAGCATCACGGGGACGGCGGTCGGTTTCATCGGACTGGGCAACATGGGCGGCCCGATGGCCGCGAATCTGGTCAAGGCGGGGTTCACTGTCACCGGCTACGATCCGCTCGACTCTGCTCGGTCGGCGGCAGCCGCAGCGGGCGTAGTACTCACCGCGACTCCGGCGGAGGCGGTGGCCGAGGCCGACGTGGTCATCACGATGCTGCCGAGCGGGCGGCACGTGCTTGAGGTCTACCAGGGCGATGACGGTCTGCTGGCGGCGGCGCCGGCTGGTGCGTTCTTCGTCGACTGCTCGACGATCGCCGTGTCCGACGCGCGGGAGGCGGCCGCGCTGGTGGTGAAGGCCGGCCACCGCGCACTCGACGCGCCGGTGTCCGGTGGAGTCGTCGGCGCGACGGCGGGCACGCTGACGCTGATGGTCGGCGCGCTGGCCGACGACCTGGCCGCGGTCCGGCGGATCCTCGAGCCGATGGCCGGCCGCATCGTGCACTGCGGTGAGCCGGGGGCCGGGCAGGCCGCGAAGATCTGCAACAACCTGATCCTCGGCATCTCGATGATCGGCGTGAGCGAGGCCTTCGTCCTCGGCGAGAAGCTGGGACTCACCCATCAGGCCTTGTACGACGTGACTTCGACCGCGTCCGGCCAGTGCTGGGCGCTGACCACCAACTGCCCGGTGCCGGGCCCGGTGCCGACCAGCCCGGCCAACCGCGACTACCAGCCGGGCTTCGCCGCGCCGTTGATGGCGAAGGACCTCGGCCTCGCCGTACAGGCTGCCGAGAGCACCGGTACGACGTCCAACCTCGGCGCGCTGGCGGCCGCCCTCTACCGGGAGTTTGCCGACGGCAACGGATCGGCACTGGACTTCTCGGCCATCGTGAACGAGATCCGTGACGGGAGCACAGCATGA
- a CDS encoding enoyl-CoA hydratase: protein MSDHQNIVVTRDGRTATITLNRPKALNALNEALMHEVVAAATELDADRGVGAIVITGSERAFAAGADIKEMQAQSYQDMYLSDWFTAWDRLAAVRTPLIAAVGGYALGGGCELAMICDLLIAADTAKFGQPEITLGVIPGIGGSQRLTRAIGKAKAMDLILTGRTIGAEEAERAGLVSRVVPADALLAEAAEVAHKIAGMSLPAVYVAKEAVNRSFESSLAEGILFERRTFHATFALDDRTEGMTAFVEKRKPDFTHR, encoded by the coding sequence ATGAGCGACCACCAGAACATCGTCGTCACCCGCGACGGGCGGACCGCGACGATCACGCTGAACCGGCCGAAGGCGCTGAACGCGCTGAACGAGGCGCTGATGCACGAGGTGGTGGCCGCCGCCACCGAACTCGACGCCGACCGCGGGGTCGGTGCGATCGTGATCACCGGGTCCGAGCGCGCGTTCGCCGCGGGCGCCGACATCAAGGAGATGCAGGCGCAGTCCTACCAGGACATGTACCTGTCGGACTGGTTCACCGCCTGGGACCGGCTCGCCGCCGTCCGGACGCCGCTGATCGCGGCGGTCGGTGGGTACGCGCTGGGCGGCGGGTGCGAGCTGGCGATGATCTGCGATCTGCTGATCGCCGCCGACACGGCGAAGTTCGGCCAGCCCGAGATCACCCTCGGCGTCATCCCGGGGATCGGCGGCTCGCAACGGCTCACCCGGGCGATCGGCAAGGCGAAGGCGATGGATCTGATCCTGACCGGTCGCACCATCGGCGCCGAGGAGGCCGAGCGGGCGGGGCTGGTGTCCCGCGTCGTACCGGCGGACGCGCTGCTGGCCGAGGCGGCCGAGGTGGCGCACAAGATCGCCGGGATGTCGTTGCCGGCGGTCTATGTGGCGAAGGAGGCAGTCAACCGGTCCTTCGAGTCGTCACTTGCCGAAGGCATCCTGTTCGAGCGCCGTACCTTCCATGCGACCTTCGCGCTGGACGACCGCACGGAGGGGATGACGGCCTTCGTGGAGAAGCGGAAGCCGGACTTCACCCACCGCTGA